AGCCCTACCTCTGACCAGCACTTCTTCCTGAACCAATGTTTCGCTTCAAAGCTTGCCATCCAGAGAGATGAATAGCAGAATAGTAAACAACGCCTGTCCTTCCATCTTTACAGCAGCGTATTTTATtggaagacagacagaagtaTGGACATCACAATACCTGTCATTTCATTTCTACATTATTGACAGctaattttgtttcttcacaaaTTTATGTTCGTGTCAAACTTAGTCGACGGATCAACTTTTGGCGATGCTGGCGGATTGGTTGGAGTTTTCTTTGCGTTTTCATCTCACTTCTATCAGTTGTCCTGGATATTTGTTTTAGTCAAGGTGATAAGGCCAACAGAAAATGTgaggtgtttattttttttttctttttggctgaTTTAGAAGATAGTAGCACTTGTGTTAGTGTAAATCTCACCAAACACGCAGGCAAGTCTCTCAGATTGATCCTCCTACCCATCCCTCCAGTTGCGAGAGAAGTGGAAGAGGCTTGTAGGTCATGTGACCCGACAGGAGGGTCGTGAAACAATGAGATCGGTGTATACACCTGCCCCCCGATACCTCCCTCGTCTGAGAGGGAAAACTCTTCATGCTTACGTAAACGCAATTTACTGTTTGAGTGTCTGATAAGACGACACTTGATTTCATCCATCTTTGTTTTGTCGATGTGAAATTGGTTTGGCCACGTGGCGCATTTGTATGCGCAGAAACGAGTAAACGAGGATGGCTTGAAAGCTTTTAGCAGCTGATAAAACTGCCTCATCCGGGGACGTGAGGTAGGCTTCAGTACAGTGACACTCACAGTTCAGTAGCCATGACACTCAGAGGTCAGTAGCCATGACACAGTTCAGCAGACATGCTGTTCCAGGACTCGTATGCATGACCAATCTACAGAAAATAAGTGAATTATTAGAGTTAAACAATTTCTCTGAGGTCACCATGCACcacatcttcatttttatttgaacacGTGATCACATGATCACCAGATGTGCGCGTGTTTGCGTGCCcacgtgtatatgtgtgtgtgtcagggacagagagaaggaaggagtggGTGCTTGTGGCATGGCAGTGAAGTGACTGACACTCTTGACATGTGGCACCAGCAAAGTGAATGGCTCCATTAGCGGTATAAATTGTGATTATTGGCAGACTTCCCCAAAGCCTTCGATGCTGTAAGCTAACAATGTGGATGACACATGCTTTCAAAGCTGCTCTACTGTTCAGACctttgagagagagggagacgaACACAGGGGCTCTGCCAGACCTCACCAGACGATGGCCTGCCattgaaaaatagttttgaaagCAAAAGTTTTTGTCAACAATTTTACTTTCATGTGTTCTCGTGAGTAGCGCTCGCCCAGGTTCAAGAAAGCAAGCTGGGAGagaatgtgcgtgcgtgtgcgtgtgtgtgtgtgatcgcgatgtcatcgttgtcatcatcatgattTTTGTCAATGTTCTTGTGAGTCCTTTTGATGAAGAACGATGAATTGTGTTAAGAaggcgattttttttcagtgaaccATCAGGTTTtgaggttttatttttgctttcttgacAGACCTGTAGAATCCCCAAGAGAGGTCGGAAGCTCATTAATATTCATTAATAATTGTGAgatacattaatattttatgaataattgAAAGGCTTCTGTTCAATGTCCAAAGCCGTCTTCAGTGTTGTCTCAATGGGAGAAGTGGTCACAAATGATTTCTCACGGGATGATTATCTCTTGTCTCGGCAGGAGAGGTGGGAAATGTTATCACTACCTTGACAGTTGTTTGTTGTCTATTGTTACACCTGTAAAAGCTCGTGATATCTCtatttgcttgttgtttgtGTAAGGTTCAGCGTTTGATACATTGAAAACATCTGTGGCAGCTGCGGCGGCTCGTTATAAAGATGGCTAATGGTCGGAGCGAGGCTTGTTAAAGACGCCGTTTCACCTGGCGTAGGTGGACCACACCTTGGCTCTGGTTACCTGGCGATGGAACAAACTATGACACCCCAGGTCAtcatctcccctccccaccgCTTCACCGTTCACTTGCTTCTCTGTCTCAGGAGCGCAGCGCGGCtccggccagccagccaggcTCCCAGCGTGcatgcatctctctctccctccgcCAGCCGGCATCTTGTGCGAGtcacgtgtacgtgtgtgcgtgtgacgtAGACAGCGCTCCCTCACAGGGGCAGCCAGCCACGGCGGCACGAGCTGGACTGTGCAATAGTGGAGGTAATAATAGTAAGACAGTTGGTATTGTGGTGTGTGTACGCTGGCCGCACGTCTGTGGGCTGTAACATCTACAGTAATGAAAATAGTAACAGAGTTACCGGGTGTTACAATTCTTTTACTGCAGTGACGATGTGGTACTGTGTTACATAAGATGTTACATGAGGGTTACTGCCGACTTGGGCGGAGACAGGTTAGAGACAGGTCATCGACAGCGAGGGTTCACAGGGTGCCCACATCCAGACCTTACAGGGTGCCCACAGCGAGGTTCTACAGGGTGCCCACAGCGCTTGCAGCACGTGCGCCGGACTCGCGTGCAGGATGAcgcagcgacagcagcagcacgtCCCCGTACCTCAGCCCACGCACGGACCTCGCCTTCTGCGCCGCATCTCCATCGCCAACCGACCACGACCCTTCCGCGTCGCCGTCTTGGGTCAGAATGGCGTGGGCAAGTCAGGTGAGagtttgtgtcgtctgctgctcgtATTTTACAGTTTTCGATCGTTACACCCTCATGTCTGACTTCTGGCGCAGCGATTAACAGTAcaatgagggttggctgtcctgggttcagctctcgtctcgggcacgctgttctttctctgcatgtggcatttgtttacagggctggctgccttgccgtgatatagtcttagttgctggctcggcgtaaaacaccaaccttccccaacacacacatgtccTCTGACTCCATCTATTGACAGATGAAATGTTGTCTAGGCAATTCTTCTATTTCCACGtgcctgtcttttttttaaattttattggtCCCAGGCAAAAAGCATGACACTGCAAACAAATCTCCTTTCATGTGACGAACTACTAATTTCTGAAATCTCAGATTTCCAACTGGAATGGACTTCTGTGGGAAGTCTCCAAGTGTAAGGCAGAGACAGTCACGCATCACCACCTCAAGCTGACAGACAACCATATACCACCCTTTCCTAGGCCAGAGTAATTGAGACATACTATCCATCTCATCGGCAGTGTGAGTGAGATAACCAGCTGATCATAAgcaaggagagaaagaacaacggaGAAACACAGGTTGACAGATGAACATTGCAcagaaaaaacgaaaaaaaagggagagaactggagATTAAAAACAAGAGCGTGACGTGCACGTGTGGTCACGAACAAACGAGTGAATAGATGAATGGATGTAACACTAGTGTATGAAAAGGTGAGACAGGACGGACAGAGGGAGAGGTACTGCAGCAGCAACTGGCGCAgaaacaagtcacgtgacagctaaGCACGTGGTCAGCGGGGTAAAGATGGCAGAAAGTCCGTGTTGCCTGAGTGCGGAGACAACCATTGGGTTTAGACCACGACTGGTCAGTATGAAATGTCGGGGTTCAACCGTCTGTAACGGCTGAAGATGAACAATCAGCTCAGAGTCGCTGACAGGTTCATGGACCATTGCACTTTAGTTTGACACGAGATTGTtatgatttttgaaattttaatttctggaaaaaaaacacacgtgGAGTGACCTACTTGCTAACGTCCCTGAAAACAACAGccagttcatcatcatcattcatcatcctCTAAGAGTCGTTGTGAGAAGTCTTACATTAATACTTCTCTGTCAATATGTTGTCTCAGTGCTCTGTAGACTGTTAGTAGAATAAGCAGCGCCGCAGTCTTAGCTTTATGCTGTATAACTTATTTTCAGTTTAGCGATCACCATCACTATCACATTTTTTATACATTGCTCTCTtccatgtaaaatgtttttgttcccctttatttttgtctctcctttttctttgtggTGTGCAAAGTGAAATCCAGCTCCCCTCGCCGCCATGCCTCCCGCTATAAAGGGCAACAAATGGCGGCCAGACAAgggaaaatgataaataattgtTGTCTGGGCTGCTTCTCTCCTAAATCCCTGCCATCGCTGCATGGGATTgtcatatttctgtctgtcgaGGCAACTTCTTCCCAGAGCAGCGTGCCAGCCCCTGGCTTTGTCTGCAAACAAGGGGCCCAGCATCTCACATGCGCCCTCTGGTGCAGCTGTTTGCACAGCGGAACATTCCAGCAATTTAACGGTTCTTAACGACAGTGAGCTGGCAGCTGTCAATGACACTGAGCAGGCAGCTGGTAATGACACTGAGCAGGCAGCTGTCAATGACACTGAGCAGGCAGCTGGTAATGACACTGAGCAGGCAGCTGTCAATGACACTGAACAGGCAGCTGGTAATGACAGTCTGCAGGCGGCAGTGGATCCCTCAAGCCGGCCAAAGGATCCTTTACTGTCAGCGGGAGTGCATTGGACACCACCAATATCTAAAAGCTAAAAGACAAGTTAAAGCATTTCCAAccaaaagacaatttttaaaaatcaaaaacataaaccaaaacaataaaagctgCAGATGTCGTCCAGCAACAGCCGAGGCTGAATTTATGGTCTGGAAGTTTTTGAACAAATTTATGAAGTGCACGTGTGGCGGATGTATCGTCTGCTGGTGTTGTGAGTGAGGGAGTGCCACAGGGCTGATGATGTTCAGCTAATTTGTTCAccgaatgtttttgttttcattctggAATGGAAAGGAGACGACAGTCTGCAGAAGTGTGTAGTCGAGGGCTGTTTGAAGTAGGTCAGAGAGAAGATAAGAAGGTCAGCAGGTTAGTAGGAGTAGaacttattaaaattttattaaaaagaaaacagtttatagtCTGTACGATCCTGTCTCGGGACATCTCACAGTCACGGCAACACACAGGTTCCTGAGATGAAGAAGCAGCTGGAAGACCAAGCGAGAAGAAAGGGAAATCATCaggtgaaaagaaaagacaaccgTGGGGTGAGAAGGAGGGACACACAtcaggtaaaaaaagaaaagcacgGGGACGCGGCAGGCGCGCGGCAAGATCCGTTACGTCAGTTGAGGAGGAGGTGCGGCACGTCGTGAAACACCGGGTGCACGAGCAGTGCAGCACACGCACAGCAGACGCACAGCAcctttattaacaaaaaaaaaaaaaaaaaaaaaaaaaggagctgATAAAGATCACTTTCACCGCTCGCTCGTCTTGCAAACACAAGATGTTTGGAGAATTTGGGATACATGCAGGTCCATTGAGCCAAAACAACAGGCTCGCTGTGCGTCTGCTGCTCACTCACCCCACGCCAGACAGAAGGCGTTTGAGAATGATCAGCTGACCTGATCTCCATCTTGGAGGGTGACGTCACAGTTGAAGGACTgtagttttctttctccttcttatttttgtgtctgcggCTGGCAGCGCGTGTGGGATTTACGGGAAGGGGAAGGGAGTAGGGTTGGggtgagtgagggagaggaagaaataaTACAGAGGATAAACGAGAAAGTCAGAAAAGACATTAAAGATACAAATAGCGGAGTAAAGCTAGTGGAAGAAAGAGTtagaaggagagaaataaagaaaaatcacagacaaacaaaacatatacacacaaatggagAGTAGGTTTGACTTGTAATTATAAACTAGTGCATTATGATCGTTCGCAAAGCAGAAGATATAAAATAACTGTAAGTACAATCCATTCCCACAATTGTATACTTGATACTTATTTAACACCTATTTTTCTCACTCCTGTATTCCACCATGAAACCAAGTCACTTCATTGCAAGTTTTACTCCCTGACACTTTCTCCACTAGTCTTCTTGTTTTGTCCAAAGTGTCGTCTAGTTATGTTTAAACTTGAAGATAGACCTTAAGAAGTTATCTACTCACAACCAATGATCAAGGTGGATAGCAGGATGCCTTTGCTGGAATGTTCTGAGGCCACGTGCAAGTCATGATGCTGGAACAGACAAgcgaggagaaaaaaaaagacttccaGGACAACAATCATTGTTTCTCATCAGACGATGAGGAGTTGAGGATGGGCAGAGGTTTGTTGGCGGTTGTTGAGTCCAGTCCGTCAGCGCTCATCCGTCGTCGCCGTCGTCAGGCTGCCAGAGCTGCGGCAAGGCGATAACAAGAACATTCGAGAATACAGCAGGCATTGGACATAGAGCTACAGTCGCTTGCTTTCCCTTCTATCTTGGGCCTGCAATCTATCTCTCGCATCTGTCATCAGTTGGACTTGAAGAAGTCGTCcaaaggagggagaggagaggaaggggagagtCCCTGCCTGATTATTGCGGCATCGTCAATTGGTCCGCTAACAACTCTCGACACGGATCCAGTGCGAGTAGCTCGCCCTTTAAGTTTAACACATGGAGAGGTGTGTGTGATCTCTGGTAGAGGTAAACGTATATGAATGTGAAGTGAGGACAATGGTAATGTGAGGGAAGACCAgtcaaaggatttttttcttgttgcagcGCTCACTGTGCGTTTCCTGACACGGCGATTTATTGGTGACTACGATCCCAACCTGGGTAAGTAGAACTACGTGACTACGATCCGTAGAAAGAATCATTGTGGATTACAATCCTAGCTAGTAAATAGAAGTACCCGTGTAAACAGAATTAATTCATCCATGTTTTCACAGACTGCAACAACTGGAACAGGTAAGcactaaacaagaaaacagttcGTCACATGACAGATGAAATCCACTCAGTCTGAATGATGAAGAGAAGGAAGGGATGATGGACAAATCGGGGAAAATTAATTACAGACTCAGTGCTTTCACCTCTCACCGAGCAGATTGTTTCCTCATCAAGCTCATCATCCCCACTCACTGCACGTGTAGCGAAGATCCGGGCTGCTACACCTCGCTCTTCGTAAAGAAAAGGTGCAAACTGATAAATACTTCATGACATGCAAACTGATTAGTTCAACTGATGCTACACACCGCTCTCCCCATGTTCCCCACCCTGCAGCCTCCTTTCCGCCCTCGCCCTCGTGTGTGTGCCCCCAGAGGACTGCCCCAGACCACAGTGGTACATCAGCCATGCTCTCCGtgcatttctaattttattcaTGAACTTTCAAACTGAAGCCAttttgtgcgcgtgcgtgtgatGGGGAGAAGGAGATAGACGTGTCACTGCAGGTCTGGAGATCCCGTGACAAAATAGATGTTGGCGAGAATGGGGAACTATATCTTGCTGTCTAATAATAACTGCTGTCCTCCCTTCCCTTTCCCTCCACCACCTGCACCCCCAACATTCTGGCAGAGAGCCGTTGTGGTAATCAAGGGGGGAGTGTAGTCCTCACTGAGACATTTTTCTGTCCGTACAAAGCGTGAACAGCTGCGCTCTGTCAGGTGTGTAATTCATACATCCTGTGGTCGCCAGCTCCTCCCGTGGCTGTTGCTGGGAGATAAATCGCACGTGCAGCACGCCGGGGATGAGCTGATAGTAACCGACCTTCATTGAGATGCGGAGGGAGACACTGATGCGACTTTTGTAGCACCTGCCCACAAACGTGGCTCACCTGTGTCACACCTCATTACACGCAATGTGCGGTGGATGCAGCGTCTGCTGTGCTTTTGTTGCAGAGAAGATTTACACCTGCACGCGGGTGATCGACGGCGACACCGTGGTCTTCGAGGTCCTGGACACGGCAACACAGGTAAGGAGTTCACAGGTCTTACAATAAGGCAATTAACTGACCGTTAATTAATGTTGGAGAGTGTGAGGACAGGTACACAGAGTAACCAGGAGAAATAATTCAATGTAAGACTTTGTAGGTCTCGGTTACTACACATTTATCAGTCAACTAATGGTTGTTTGAATGCTGGCGTGGGAGGGATTAAATGCATCCCCATTTTTATCTAATACTAGAACATAGTTTTGTTGTGAGGGAAACTGTATGTAGAGTAATGTCTAACCATGCGAATGAACTAGAGCTGAAATTCTCATCGAACCTGTAAACTACTTACAGACTACAGACGGATCACTTCTGTCCCACGGGCGTCCACCATGAACTTCACCTGCTCCACGAGACTGAATTATTATCCGGCCATGacagatgtttgtttatgtgatgCTCCATGACAACCAGAAACATTAATATTATCCCCTCGTTTGGTTCTCAATGTTGTGGTTTCTGTCAGTTGGGCCAAGAGGAGTGTTGAAGCAATCTGTCAAGACGAAACCTGTTTTCACTCATTTTCCGAAAAATTAACCttagggttttttaaattttattttcaggagaATGAGCGATGTGTCGAGGAGAATATCCGTTGGGCTGATGCCTACATCTTCTCTACTCCGTCACAGACCGCTGCAGCCTCAATGAGTGTCTCCGCCTCAAGTTCCTCATCAACTCCTACGGGAAGCGCAACCGCAAGCTGAGTGTGGCGCTGCCGGAGACGGCGCTGTCCAGCAACCCGGTGGCGCTGGTGGGCAACCAGAACGACCGCAGCCTCGACCGCATGATCCCCATGACCGAGGGGTGGCGTGCTGGGGCGCAGCTGGGCTGTGTGGCCTTCTACGAGATCTCCGTGCGCGAGTGCTGCGACTCGGTGCACACCATCTTCGAGGACCTGTACACGTGCTACAAGCGACCCAAGAAGTTTCGCGCCGTCTACCCGCGCCGCGCCGTCAGCGTCTGCAGCTTCGACACCATCAACAGCAGCGACAACGGAGGTGCCAGCGGCACGAACGACGACAGCGAGGCGGCGGCGGAGGACGACGGCGAGAGGATCAAGGTGGGCGAAGCGGTGACCTCGGTGAACCCTGACACCCGGTGCCAAGAGGAGGGGAGCGTTACAGTCCATTAGCTAGCTCTTGCCCCCCCTACCTTCCCAGGTGACACAAGGAGATGTAAGAAGGTTGGATGACAGCTGAGAGGCACGTGATGTATCACGTGTCTGTATATCAATATGGCATTATGGAATTACAAAATATTGGACTTCAGACTTTGTGTCTGCAGCAGGGGTACACAATACCCGGCGGTCCAAGATGCCTCGCCCTGGCGCCTACATACAAACCCCCTGGTGCAGACGGTTGTGGTGGATCCCTCCGATCAGTATCTGAACTATTTGTGGACAGAAGAGCTTCACGAACAAATGTAAAATCTTATAAAGATACATTCTGCCGAGTGTTTGTGTCTTCTCTGTGCTATGTGCAGTTTCAATGGCTTCATTCTTGgcaggaagacagacaaaaaaaaaattaaaaggcgACGAAGCTTCTGCATTGTAACTGAACTCGCAAAAACTCATGAACACTTGATGCAaaggaaatatataaaatatataaattcgTGCAAAACTCCGGAGTTTGTGGTCTCTCCATCCTCAACCCCACCCACAGCTCccaagcaaacaaaagtaaagaaaggatGGGGATGGAGCAATGTGAGGCTgggaagattttattattttttgtcgtTGCAGTGTAGAAGAAGCTCTCAAAAAAATGGCTTCTGGCTGAAATGGTGCTTGATGTGCATTCAGACGACTGCGTGGCCCTCGGATAACATTATCTCTTGGCAAGCGATCTCCGAGCTCGGGGTCTGGCTTATCCGCAGGATGCCGCAAATTTCATTAATTCTCGCAGGAGCTCGGGATCCTGtccatgatgtgtgtgtgaagcacaAGTGGGTGTTTGATTCGCTAAACACAATCAAACATTTGCACCCTGGCCAAACTGTGTTTGGTGTAtgacaaagggagagagagaccacCTTTAGTGCCGACGCCTTccttgtgatgtttgttgtgctGGACATGGTGGTCATGGCGCGCTTCCTCTCCTAGTGATGACAAGATAAGTGTAGAACTATCTTTAGAAAACTCATGTTAAACATACACATCAACTCACATTCttcttaaatattatttccaaaCATCCCtctccttttctgtctttctctcttttatcaGTTGTATGTTGATGACAGGTTCTTATCTTTAACCTGTCACTGTCCCTCCTTCCTCCACATCTTCATGCTTTTGTTATTGTAACGGGCGTGTGCCTGcttgcctgcgtgtgtgtgtgtgtgtgcgtgcagacGTGTGTGGTTCTAGTGTTTTCATAGGTCACAGTAACCagcagtcacgtgtgtgtggaACAGACAACTAACAAACTTTTATCTCAAAGACGAGAACCAACAGTCTCTTGTGACACTGTGATGACATGTCCTGTACATAAAGCTTACTGGCAATCATTGCTTGTTGTCAATGACTGTCGTACTGGTCCGCCCAACTCACTGCATGCCAGC
The sequence above is a segment of the Pomacea canaliculata isolate SZHN2017 linkage group LG6, ASM307304v1, whole genome shotgun sequence genome. Coding sequences within it:
- the LOC112567292 gene encoding LOW QUALITY PROTEIN: ras-related and estrogen-regulated growth inhibitor-like (The sequence of the model RefSeq protein was modified relative to this genomic sequence to represent the inferred CDS: inserted 1 base in 1 codon) — its product is MTQRQQQHVPVPQPTHGPRLLRRISIANRPRPFRVAVLGQNGVGKSALTVRFLTRRFIGDYDPNLEKIYTCTRVIDGDTVVFEVLDTATQENERCVEENIRWADAYXLLYSVTDRCSLNECLRLKFLINSYGKRNRKLSVALPETALSSNPVALVGNQNDRSLDRMIPMTEGWRAGAQLGCVAFYEISVRECCDSVHTIFEDLYTCYKRPKKFRAVYPRRAVSVCSFDTINSSDNGGASGTNDDSEAAAEDDGERIKVGEAVTSVNPDTRCQEEGSVTVH